From the genome of Nicotiana sylvestris chromosome 2, ASM39365v2, whole genome shotgun sequence, one region includes:
- the LOC104211968 gene encoding peptidyl-prolyl cis-trans isomerase FKBP17-1, chloroplastic isoform X3: MGISPLMVMWLVAIHYYGRLAAKQGWRFDSTYDHKDETGEPIPFSFILGSGKVISGIESAVRSMKVGGLRRVIIPPSQGYQNTSQEPLPPNYFDRQRLFTTIFNPTRLANGEGATLGTVIFDIELVSLRHL, encoded by the exons ATGGGGATATCCCCCTTGATGGTGATGTGGTTG GTTGCAATTCATTATTACGGGAGACTTGCTGCAAAGCAAGGATGGCGCTTTGACTCAACGTATGATCACAAAGATGAAACTGGTGAACCAATCCCCTTCTCTTTCATCCTTGGTTCTGGCAAA GTTATATCAGGGATTGAAAGTGCTGTAAGATCGATGAAAGTAGGCGGCCTTCGTCGAGTTATTATACCACCATCTCAAGGATATCAGAATACATCCCAAGAACCCCTGCCACCTAAT TATTTTGATCGCCAAAGGCTTTTTACTACCATTTTCAACCCAACCCGTCTTGCAAATGGAGAAGGAGCGACATTGGGGACCGTCATATTTGATATTGAACTGGTCAGCCTGAGGCATCTTTGA
- the LOC104211968 gene encoding peptidyl-prolyl cis-trans isomerase FKBP17-1, chloroplastic isoform X2, with amino-acid sequence MAMIKLVQCPTYVYTRHCRTTLPSCTTRNQDSCASSCSTQKSRRVFSLSALTLSFSALIFSNGPSSNAQVPQFIELPNSGGVKALDLRIGDGDIPLDGDVVAIHYYGRLAAKQGWRFDSTYDHKDETGEPIPFSFILGSGKVISGIESAVRSMKVGGLRRVIIPPSQGYQNTSQEPLPPNV; translated from the exons ATGGCAATGATCAAACTAGTTCAATGTCCAACATACGTATATACACGCCATTGCCGCACAACCCTCCCCTCCTGTACTACACGAAACCAAGACTCTTGTGCTTCTTCTTGTTCAACCCAGAAATCAAGAAGAGTTTTCTCTCTTTCTGCACTTACTCTTTCATTCTCTGCTCTAATCTTTTCAAATGGACCCAGTTCAAATGCTCAAGTTCCACAGTTTATAGAGCTGCCTAATTCGGGTGGTGTCAAGGCCTTGGACCTTCGTATTGGTGATGGGGATATCCCCCTTGATGGTGATGTG GTTGCAATTCATTATTACGGGAGACTTGCTGCAAAGCAAGGATGGCGCTTTGACTCAACGTATGATCACAAAGATGAAACTGGTGAACCAATCCCCTTCTCTTTCATCCTTGGTTCTGGCAAA GTTATATCAGGGATTGAAAGTGCTGTAAGATCGATGAAAGTAGGCGGCCTTCGTCGAGTTATTATACCACCATCTCAAGGATATCAGAATACATCCCAAGAACCCCTGCCACCTAATGTGTGA
- the LOC104211968 gene encoding peptidyl-prolyl cis-trans isomerase FKBP17-1, chloroplastic isoform X1: protein MAMIKLVQCPTYVYTRHCRTTLPSCTTRNQDSCASSCSTQKSRRVFSLSALTLSFSALIFSNGPSSNAQVPQFIELPNSGGVKALDLRIGDGDIPLDGDVVAIHYYGRLAAKQGWRFDSTYDHKDETGEPIPFSFILGSGKVISGIESAVRSMKVGGLRRVIIPPSQGYQNTSQEPLPPNYFDRQRLFTTIFNPTRLANGEGATLGTVIFDIELVSLRHL from the exons ATGGCAATGATCAAACTAGTTCAATGTCCAACATACGTATATACACGCCATTGCCGCACAACCCTCCCCTCCTGTACTACACGAAACCAAGACTCTTGTGCTTCTTCTTGTTCAACCCAGAAATCAAGAAGAGTTTTCTCTCTTTCTGCACTTACTCTTTCATTCTCTGCTCTAATCTTTTCAAATGGACCCAGTTCAAATGCTCAAGTTCCACAGTTTATAGAGCTGCCTAATTCGGGTGGTGTCAAGGCCTTGGACCTTCGTATTGGTGATGGGGATATCCCCCTTGATGGTGATGTG GTTGCAATTCATTATTACGGGAGACTTGCTGCAAAGCAAGGATGGCGCTTTGACTCAACGTATGATCACAAAGATGAAACTGGTGAACCAATCCCCTTCTCTTTCATCCTTGGTTCTGGCAAA GTTATATCAGGGATTGAAAGTGCTGTAAGATCGATGAAAGTAGGCGGCCTTCGTCGAGTTATTATACCACCATCTCAAGGATATCAGAATACATCCCAAGAACCCCTGCCACCTAAT TATTTTGATCGCCAAAGGCTTTTTACTACCATTTTCAACCCAACCCGTCTTGCAAATGGAGAAGGAGCGACATTGGGGACCGTCATATTTGATATTGAACTGGTCAGCCTGAGGCATCTTTGA